Proteins encoded together in one Quercus lobata isolate SW786 chromosome 3, ValleyOak3.0 Primary Assembly, whole genome shotgun sequence window:
- the LOC115978867 gene encoding UDP-glycosyltransferase 13-like isoform X1: MSTCNELSQPHQPHVALLPSAGMGHLTPFLRLATKLFHHHCRVTLITTHPTVSLTESQFISRFLSAFPQVTQLQFHLLTLDPSMANSNDPFWLRFEAIRCSAHLLSPLLSSLSPPLHALIYDVSLISSVIPAIECLHISNYILFPSSARMFSLFSHFPNFASKAILGDVLTQNFLSIVIYDDYLDLTKEEKQLKQPREETCEELDKMVKKLKNQRNV; this comes from the exons ATGTCAACTTGTAATGAGCTTTCACAGCCTCATCAACCTCATGTAGCTCTTCTCCCAAGTGCTGGTATGGGCCATCTCACACCCTTTCTTAGACTTGCTACAAAGCTTTTCCACCACCATTGCCGTGTCACTCTCATCACCACTCACCCCACTGTGTCACTCACTGAGTCTCAATTCATTAGCCGCTTCCTCTCAGCTTTCCCTCAAGTCACACAATTGCAATTCCATCTCCTCACTTTAGACCCTTCCATGGCCAATTCCAATGACCCTTTTTGGCTTCGTTTTGAAGCTATTCGTTGCTCAGCTCACCtcctctctcctctcctctcttcaCTTTCTCCACCTCTTCATGCTCTCATCTATGATGTAAGTTTGATTTCCTCTGTGATTCCAGCCATTGAATGCTTACATATTTCTAACTATATTCTCTTTCCTTCATCAGCAAGAATGTTCTCTTTATTTTCACACTTCCCAAATTTTGCATCCAAAGCTATACTTGGTGATGTTCtgactcaaaattttttgtctatt GTGATCTACGATGATTACCTGGATTTgaccaaagaagaaaaacaactGAAGCAGCCAAGGGAAGAGACTTGTGAAGAACTTGACAAGATGGTGAAGAAGTTGAAGAACCAGAGGAACGTGTGA
- the LOC115978867 gene encoding UDP-glycosyltransferase 13-like isoform X2 — MSTCNELSQPHQPHVALLPSAGMGHLTPFLRLATKLFHHHCRVTLITTHPTVSLTESQFISRFLSAFPQVTQLQFHLLTLDPSMANSNDPFWLRFEAIRCSAHLLSPLLSSLSPPLHALIYDVIYDDYLDLTKEEKQLKQPREETCEELDKMVKKLKNQRNV; from the exons ATGTCAACTTGTAATGAGCTTTCACAGCCTCATCAACCTCATGTAGCTCTTCTCCCAAGTGCTGGTATGGGCCATCTCACACCCTTTCTTAGACTTGCTACAAAGCTTTTCCACCACCATTGCCGTGTCACTCTCATCACCACTCACCCCACTGTGTCACTCACTGAGTCTCAATTCATTAGCCGCTTCCTCTCAGCTTTCCCTCAAGTCACACAATTGCAATTCCATCTCCTCACTTTAGACCCTTCCATGGCCAATTCCAATGACCCTTTTTGGCTTCGTTTTGAAGCTATTCGTTGCTCAGCTCACCtcctctctcctctcctctcttcaCTTTCTCCACCTCTTCATGCTCTCATCTATGAT GTGATCTACGATGATTACCTGGATTTgaccaaagaagaaaaacaactGAAGCAGCCAAGGGAAGAGACTTGTGAAGAACTTGACAAGATGGTGAAGAAGTTGAAGAACCAGAGGAACGTGTGA
- the LOC115978868 gene encoding 26S proteasome non-ATPase regulatory subunit 10-like — protein sequence MKTDGGRTALHYAASKGWMKIAEILISQGAKINLKDKVGCTPLHRAASTGNSEVCELLIEEGAEVDAVDKAGQTPLMNAVICYDKEVALLLIRHGADVDVEDKEGYTVLGRASADFRPILIDAAKAMLEG from the exons ATGAAAACTGATGGTGGTCGCACTGCCCTTCACTATGCTGCCAGTAAGGGATGGATGAAGATTGCTGAAATTTTGATCTCTCAAGGGGCAAAGATTAATCTGAAGGACAAGG TTGGTTGCACCCCATTGCATCGGGCAGCTAGCACAGGGAACTCAGAAGTGTGTGAACTTTTAATTGAGGAAGGAGCAGAGGTTGATGCTGTTGATAAAGCTGGTCAAACTCCTCTTATGAATGCAGTTATTTGCTATGACAAAGAG GTAGCTCTACTTTTAATAAGGCATGGAGCAGATGTTGATGTGGAAGACAAGGAAGGATACACTGTGCTTGGTCGAGCTTCAGCTGATTTTAGGCCAATTCTAATTGACGCTGCCAAGGCCATGCTAGAAGGATAA